A stretch of DNA from Hoeflea ulvae:
TGGCATCGTCGGGTTACTCCATTTGTCTTCCCCTTATCAGCAAGCTTGGACCCGGTGCAACTGCCCGTACCCGCGCCGGCGGCGCTACCCTTGCGGGAATCGCGGCCAAACGCTAATTGGAGGGCCTGGTTCAAAGGGAGTTGGTCTTGACGCAGATGTTTGCCGCCGCGCTGAAGCGCTGTCAGGTCGCGCTGTCACTTATGCTGGTGGCGCTGACGCTGACGGCCTGTGCCTCTTCGGGGTCGACCGAGGCGGTGCTGACCTCGGTGGCGCCGCTGACGGACAAATATGCGGCGATCGTCGTCGACGCCAAGAGCGGCAAGATGCTCTATGGCGCCAATGTCAACGAGCTGCGCTACCCGGCGTCGCTGACCAAGATGATGACCCTCTACCTGATGTTTGAAGCCATTGACGAAGGCCGCGTCAGCCGTACCGACCTGATCCCGATCTCCAGGAATGCCGCGCGGCGCCCGCCTTCCAAGCTCGGCCTGAAGGCCGGCGAGACCATTCCCGTCGACACCGCGATCAGGGTGCTGGTGGTCAAGTCGGCCAATGACGTGGCCACCGCCGTGGCCGAATTTCTAGGCGGCTCGGAAGCCCGCTTTGCCGAGATGATGACGGCGAAGGCGCGGGCGCTGGGCATGAACCGGACCGTGTTCAAGAACGCCTCCGGCCTGCCCGATCCCGACCAGGTGACGACCGCCACCGACATGGCGCGGCTGTCGATCGCGTTGAGGCGGGCATTCCCGCATCATTACGGCTATTTCGGCCATCGCGAGGTGACCGTGGCCGGACGCACCATCAAGGGCCACAACAAGGCGCTGGACATGATTCCGGGCGCCGACGGGCTCAAGACCGGCTATACCCGCGCCTCGGGCTTCAATCTCGCCACCTCGGTCACCCGCGGCGGCAAGTCTGTGGTTGGCGTGGTGATGGGCGAGAACACCTCGAAAATCCGCAATGCGCGGATGGCGCAGCTGATGTCGACCTATGTCAAGAAGGCCAGATAGGCCTTCATTTTCAAATTCTTGCGCGTTGTTTCATGTCGGCCTGTCCCGGCTCAAGGGCCTTCGCAGGTGATGCCGACTGGCGGGTCTTCCTCGATCTGGATGAAGCCGATGCGGATCGGCATCGACTCGTGATCGGCATAAAGCAGCCGGATCGCCGCCACCCGACGGGTCGCCTGCTGGTCCATCAGATCGATGCGAAACAGCTCGCCATCATCAAAATCCTGCGCCTTGGAGACCACCTCTCCGGGGAAAGCCGCTTCGGTGGTCAGTTCCTGGTCGCCCATTGCGACCCGCACCGACAGCACATTGGGCACCGGGCCTGCGCCGAGCACGATCTCGATGCTGGAATCGAATTTCAGGTCGGTGCAGGTGATCGACACGGTGGCCCGCGCCGGGGTCGCCAGCGTTGCGGCCAGCGCGGCGGCGGTGAAAGACGCCAGCAGGGCAGTTTGCTTGCGCATGATCTGGTCCTCCTCAGGCGCCGGTCATCCGGTCACAGCCGGTGGCAATCGCCCGGGCCGCCGGAGCGCCACACCGGGCAAGTGTCTCAAAATTACCGCTTCGCGGCAAGGATGAAGCATCCTGGCCGCGTCGTCATGCGGTTGAACGCATATGCAGGAGCGCGCCCGCGCGAAGATTTTCGCCGGGGTGTGAAGGAAACTGTCCGGAGGGCCGCACGCGGGCTTTGCCTCTGGAAAGGGGTTGTATTGGGTG
This window harbors:
- a CDS encoding D-alanyl-D-alanine carboxypeptidase family protein, which codes for MFAAALKRCQVALSLMLVALTLTACASSGSTEAVLTSVAPLTDKYAAIVVDAKSGKMLYGANVNELRYPASLTKMMTLYLMFEAIDEGRVSRTDLIPISRNAARRPPSKLGLKAGETIPVDTAIRVLVVKSANDVATAVAEFLGGSEARFAEMMTAKARALGMNRTVFKNASGLPDPDQVTTATDMARLSIALRRAFPHHYGYFGHREVTVAGRTIKGHNKALDMIPGADGLKTGYTRASGFNLATSVTRGGKSVVGVVMGENTSKIRNARMAQLMSTYVKKAR